The Streptomyces sp. NBC_00440 genome contains a region encoding:
- a CDS encoding bifunctional nuclease family protein, whose amino-acid sequence MNELDVVGVRVEMPSNQPIVLLREVGGDRYLPIWIGPGEATAIAFAQQGMAPARPLTHDLFKDVLEAVGQELTEVRITDLRDGVFFAELVFASGVEVSARPSDAIALALRTGTPIYGSDGVLDDAGIAIPDEQEDEVEKFREFLDQISPEDFGTNSQ is encoded by the coding sequence GTGAACGAGCTCGACGTTGTGGGTGTCCGGGTGGAAATGCCCTCCAACCAGCCGATCGTGCTCCTGCGTGAAGTGGGAGGCGACCGGTATCTCCCTATCTGGATCGGCCCTGGTGAGGCGACTGCGATCGCCTTCGCTCAGCAGGGCATGGCTCCAGCAAGGCCGCTGACCCATGACCTCTTCAAGGATGTCCTCGAAGCGGTCGGCCAGGAGCTCACGGAAGTGCGCATCACCGACCTGCGCGACGGGGTCTTCTTCGCGGAGCTGGTCTTCGCGAGCGGGGTCGAGGTGAGTGCGAGGCCCTCCGACGCCATAGCGCTCGCCCTGCGCACCGGGACGCCGATCTACGGCAGCGACGGGGTGCTCGACGATGCGGGAATCGCCATTCCTGACGAGCAGGAGGACGAGGTGGAGAAGTTCCGCGAGTTCCTCGACCAGATTTCTCCGGAGGACTTCGGGACCAACAGCCAGTGA
- the ftsR gene encoding transcriptional regulator FtsR, which produces MLQSSTGGAGDGTATGDDRLVSIGTVLNLLREEFPEVTISKIRFLEAEGLVEPQRTSSGYRKFGTADVERLAQVLRMQRDHYLPLKVIRDHLDALGRGEQIQLPAPGAVREPEDGAPGGGAGEPTASRVGRDELLAAAGISADDLAEWESYGLLSPLPEGGYDAEAVNVAGLVADLGRFGLEPRHLRAMKAAADRESGLIEQVVAPLRLNRNPQTRADAETTTKDLAALTVRLHAALVQTSLRVRLH; this is translated from the coding sequence ATGCTGCAATCATCGACGGGCGGTGCCGGCGACGGCACCGCCACCGGGGACGACCGGCTGGTCAGTATCGGCACGGTCCTGAATCTGCTTCGGGAGGAATTTCCCGAAGTCACGATCTCCAAGATCCGTTTTCTGGAGGCCGAGGGGCTGGTCGAGCCGCAGCGCACCTCGTCCGGGTACCGGAAGTTCGGTACCGCGGACGTCGAGCGGCTGGCTCAGGTCCTGCGGATGCAGCGTGACCACTATCTGCCGCTGAAGGTCATCCGGGACCATCTCGACGCACTGGGCCGGGGCGAGCAGATCCAGCTCCCCGCGCCCGGTGCCGTCCGCGAGCCCGAGGACGGAGCTCCGGGCGGCGGCGCGGGTGAACCCACGGCGTCCCGGGTGGGCCGGGACGAGCTCCTCGCCGCCGCCGGGATCAGCGCGGACGACCTCGCCGAGTGGGAGTCGTACGGTCTGCTGTCGCCGCTCCCGGAGGGCGGATACGACGCGGAGGCCGTGAATGTGGCCGGGCTTGTCGCGGATCTGGGCCGATTCGGTCTGGAACCGCGGCATCTGCGCGCCATGAAAGCGGCCGCCGACCGTGAGTCCGGGCTGATCGAGCAGGTCGTCGCCCCCCTTCGGCTGAACCGCAATCCGCAGACCAGAGCGGATGCGGAGACCACCACGAAGGACCTGGCAGCACTGACCGTGCGGCTTCACGCGGCGCTCGTGCAGACCTCTCTCAGGGTCCGGTTGCACTGA
- a CDS encoding PTS sugar transporter subunit IIA, translating to MTSVTSPLAGRAIGLAAVPDPVFSGAMVGPGTAIDPVREPSDAVAPVDGIVVSLHPHAFVVVDGEGHGVLTHLGIDTVQLNGEGFELLVNKGDTVTRGQAMVRWDPVAVEAAGKSPICPVVALEATADSLSDVVESGDVAAGGSLFSWQ from the coding sequence ATGACCAGCGTGACATCCCCGCTCGCCGGACGCGCGATTGGACTGGCCGCGGTGCCGGACCCCGTCTTCTCCGGTGCGATGGTGGGCCCGGGCACTGCCATCGACCCCGTACGCGAGCCCTCGGACGCGGTGGCACCCGTCGACGGGATCGTGGTCTCCCTGCATCCTCATGCTTTCGTCGTCGTCGACGGGGAGGGGCACGGAGTACTGACGCACCTCGGTATCGACACCGTTCAGCTCAACGGCGAGGGCTTCGAACTGCTCGTCAACAAGGGGGACACCGTGACGCGCGGGCAGGCCATGGTGCGCTGGGATCCGGTCGCGGTCGAGGCCGCCGGAAAGTCCCCCATCTGCCCGGTCGTCGCGCTGGAGGCCACCGCCGATTCCCTCTCGGACGTTGTGGAGAGCGGCGACGTCGCGGCCGGCGGGTCGCTCTTCAGCTGGCAGTGA
- a CDS encoding MerR family transcriptional regulator → MAGDFPGLGPGDGVPYPLHGSAAETTTDTVGYRGPTACAAAGITYRQLDYWARTGLVEPSVRPAQGSGTQRLYSFRDVVVLKIVKRFLDTGVALQNIRTAVHHLRDRGAGDLDRMTLMSDGATVYECTSPDEVVGLLQGGQGIFGIAVGVVWRDVESALSQLHGERVDTGETLIGHNPADELARRRNRAV, encoded by the coding sequence ATGGCAGGGGATTTCCCCGGACTGGGTCCGGGGGACGGAGTGCCGTATCCGCTTCACGGCTCAGCGGCCGAAACGACGACCGACACCGTCGGCTACCGGGGACCGACCGCCTGCGCGGCGGCCGGGATCACCTACCGGCAGCTCGACTACTGGGCGCGTACGGGACTGGTCGAGCCGAGTGTGCGGCCCGCCCAGGGGTCCGGCACCCAGCGTCTCTACAGCTTCCGCGACGTGGTCGTCCTCAAGATCGTGAAGCGGTTCCTGGACACCGGTGTGGCCCTCCAGAACATCCGGACGGCGGTCCACCACCTCAGAGACCGCGGGGCCGGCGACCTCGACCGTATGACGCTGATGAGCGACGGCGCGACGGTGTACGAGTGCACCTCGCCCGACGAGGTGGTCGGTCTGCTGCAGGGCGGCCAGGGGATCTTCGGGATCGCCGTCGGGGTCGTGTGGCGGGATGTGGAGAGCGCCCTCTCACAGCTGCACGGCGAGCGGGTCGACACCGGTGAGACCCTCATCGGCCACAACCCGGCCGACGAGCTGGCCAGGCGCCGCAACCGCGCCGTCTGA
- a CDS encoding mannose-1-phosphate guanyltransferase codes for MKAVVMAGGEGTRLRPMTSSMPKPLLPVVNRPIMEHVLRLLKRHGLSETVVTVQFLASLVKNYFGDGEELGMELTYANEEKPLGTAGSVKNAEEALKDDTFLVISGDALTDFDLTDLINFHKEKGALVTVCLTRVPNPLEFGITIVDEEGKVERFLEKPTWGQVFSDTVNTGIYVMEPEVFDYVEADVSVDWSGDVFPQLMKEGKRVYGYIAEGYWEDVGTHESYVKAQADVLEGKVEVDIDGFEISPGVWVSEGAEVHPDAVLRGPLYVGDYAKVEEGVEIREHTVVGSNVVVKTGAFLHKAVIHDNVYIGQQSNLRGCVIGKNTDIMRAARIEDGAVIGDECLVGEESIIQGNVRVYPFKTIEAGAFVNTSVIWESRGQAHLFGARGVSGILNVEITPELAVRLAGAYATTLKKGSTVTTARDHSRGARALKRAVISALQASAIDVRDLENVPLPVARQQTARGSAGGIMIRTSPGVPDSVDIMFFDERGADLSQGRQRKLDRVYARQEYRRAFPGEIGDLHFPASVFDSYTGSLLRNVDTTGIADAGLKVVVDASNGSAGLVLPSLLGRLGVDALVINPGLDESRPTETADTRRAGLVRLGEIVASARAAFGVRFDPVGERLSLVDERGRIIEDDRALLVMLDLIAAERRSGRVALPVTTTRIAEQVAAYHGTQVEWTTTSPDDLTRVGREDSTIFGGDGRGGFIIPESTSVFDGTAAFVRLIGLVSRTQLTLSQIDARIPRAHVLRRDLATPWAVKGLVMRRVVEAAADRSVDTTDGVRVVEPDGRWVMVLPAPAEAVTHLWAEGPDDASAQVLLDEWSSIVDGAGQ; via the coding sequence ATGAAGGCCGTCGTGATGGCTGGTGGCGAAGGCACACGTCTTCGCCCTATGACCTCAAGTATGCCCAAGCCGCTCCTGCCGGTGGTCAACCGACCGATCATGGAACATGTGCTGCGGCTGTTGAAGCGGCACGGGCTCAGTGAAACCGTCGTCACCGTGCAGTTCCTCGCGTCCCTCGTCAAGAATTACTTCGGCGACGGTGAAGAGCTCGGTATGGAGCTCACATACGCCAACGAGGAGAAGCCGCTCGGCACCGCAGGAAGCGTAAAGAATGCGGAAGAGGCCCTCAAGGACGACACCTTTCTGGTGATCTCCGGGGATGCGCTCACCGACTTCGACCTGACGGATCTGATTAATTTTCATAAGGAGAAGGGCGCACTTGTCACTGTGTGCCTGACCCGTGTGCCGAATCCGTTGGAGTTCGGCATCACCATCGTGGACGAAGAAGGAAAGGTCGAGCGCTTCCTGGAGAAGCCGACCTGGGGCCAGGTTTTCTCGGACACCGTGAACACGGGCATCTATGTGATGGAACCCGAGGTCTTCGACTACGTCGAGGCAGACGTGTCGGTCGACTGGTCCGGTGATGTCTTCCCCCAGCTCATGAAGGAGGGGAAGCGGGTCTACGGCTATATCGCCGAAGGCTACTGGGAGGACGTGGGCACTCACGAGAGCTATGTAAAGGCCCAGGCCGACGTCCTCGAAGGCAAAGTCGAAGTGGACATCGACGGGTTCGAGATCTCTCCCGGTGTCTGGGTGTCCGAAGGTGCCGAGGTGCATCCCGACGCCGTACTCCGAGGTCCGCTCTACGTCGGCGACTACGCCAAGGTGGAAGAGGGCGTGGAAATACGGGAGCACACCGTCGTCGGTTCCAACGTGGTCGTCAAGACCGGTGCTTTCCTGCACAAGGCTGTCATCCACGACAACGTGTACATCGGCCAGCAGTCCAACCTGCGCGGCTGCGTGATCGGGAAGAACACCGACATCATGCGGGCCGCCCGCATTGAGGACGGCGCCGTCATCGGGGATGAGTGCCTCGTCGGTGAGGAATCCATCATCCAGGGCAATGTTCGGGTGTATCCGTTCAAGACCATCGAGGCGGGTGCGTTCGTCAACACCTCGGTGATCTGGGAATCCCGGGGCCAGGCACATCTTTTCGGTGCTCGCGGAGTCTCCGGAATCCTGAATGTCGAAATCACCCCGGAGCTGGCCGTACGGTTGGCCGGCGCGTACGCCACCACGCTCAAGAAGGGCTCCACCGTCACCACCGCGCGTGACCACTCGCGTGGTGCGCGTGCCCTCAAACGGGCGGTGATCTCCGCCCTTCAGGCCAGCGCCATCGACGTACGGGACCTGGAGAACGTGCCGCTGCCGGTGGCCCGGCAGCAGACCGCCCGCGGCAGTGCGGGCGGCATCATGATCCGGACCTCGCCCGGTGTGCCCGACTCGGTCGACATCATGTTCTTCGACGAGCGCGGGGCGGATCTCTCCCAGGGCAGGCAGCGCAAGCTGGACCGGGTGTACGCACGCCAGGAGTACCGCCGCGCCTTCCCCGGTGAGATCGGGGACCTGCACTTCCCGGCGAGCGTCTTCGACTCGTACACCGGTTCCCTGCTCCGCAACGTGGACACGACGGGGATCGCGGACGCCGGGCTCAAGGTCGTGGTCGACGCGTCCAACGGCAGTGCCGGTCTCGTCCTGCCCAGCCTCCTCGGACGGCTCGGTGTCGACGCTCTTGTCATCAACCCGGGACTGGACGAGTCACGCCCGACGGAGACCGCCGACACCCGTCGCGCCGGGCTGGTCAGGCTCGGTGAGATCGTGGCCTCGGCGCGGGCGGCGTTCGGAGTGCGGTTCGACCCGGTGGGCGAGCGGCTCTCCCTCGTGGACGAGCGTGGACGGATCATCGAGGACGACCGCGCTCTGCTGGTGATGCTGGATCTGATCGCGGCCGAGCGACGCAGCGGACGCGTCGCGCTGCCGGTCACGACCACGAGGATCGCCGAACAGGTCGCCGCCTACCACGGGACGCAGGTGGAGTGGACGACCACTTCGCCCGACGACCTGACCCGGGTGGGCCGCGAGGACTCCACCATCTTCGGCGGCGACGGACGCGGTGGATTCATCATCCCCGAGTCCACCAGCGTCTTCGACGGCACCGCGGCCTTCGTCCGGCTCATCGGCCTGGTCTCGCGTACGCAGTTGACGCTCAGTCAGATCGACGCCCGGATTCCGCGTGCCCATGTGCTCCGCCGTGACCTGGCGACGCCCTGGGCCGTCAAGGGTCTGGTCATGCGCCGGGTGGTGGAGGCGGCCGCCGACCGGTCCGTGGACACCACGGACGGGGTGCGGGTCGTCGAACCCGACGGCCGCTGGGTGATGGTGCTGCCGGCCCCGGCCGAAGCCGTCACTCATCTGTGGGCGGAAGGGCCGGACGACGCGTCCGCGCAGGTGCTGCTCGACGAGTGGTCGTCGATCGTGGACGGCGCAGGTCAGTGA
- a CDS encoding DUF881 domain-containing protein, whose amino-acid sequence MSNDENPPDPRDPGDPRSPQEPPRDPGGRSGRFPGALPAEKPAQTPQGDATGATPAAQPRQAGRQRLIAALWPPRVTRAQLVVALLLFVLGLGLAIQVRSNSDNSPLRGARQEDLVRILDELDNRTQRLDDEKQRLQSQRSQLESSSDQAEEARKQTDEKARQLGILAGTVAAQGPGITLLVNDPHKTVEADMLLDTVQELRAAGAEAIQVNGVRVVGDTYFSDAGGGIQVDKEKISAPYTFKVIGKPADLEPALNIPGGVVQTLEKEQATATVTPEQKIVVDALRPAKRPDYARSSGQ is encoded by the coding sequence ATGAGCAACGACGAGAATCCGCCCGACCCGCGGGATCCGGGTGACCCGCGGAGCCCGCAGGAGCCACCGCGCGATCCCGGCGGCAGGTCCGGGCGCTTCCCCGGCGCGCTGCCCGCGGAGAAGCCCGCACAGACACCGCAGGGAGACGCCACGGGGGCGACGCCCGCGGCGCAGCCGAGGCAGGCCGGACGGCAGCGGCTGATCGCCGCCCTCTGGCCACCCCGGGTCACCAGGGCGCAACTCGTCGTCGCCCTGCTGCTGTTCGTACTGGGTCTGGGACTTGCCATCCAGGTCCGCTCCAACAGCGACAACAGCCCGCTGCGCGGCGCACGCCAGGAGGACCTGGTGCGGATCCTCGACGAGCTCGACAACCGCACCCAGCGCCTGGACGACGAGAAGCAGCGTCTGCAGAGCCAGCGCAGCCAGTTGGAGAGCAGCTCGGACCAGGCCGAGGAGGCCCGCAAGCAGACGGACGAGAAAGCACGTCAGCTCGGCATCCTGGCCGGCACGGTGGCCGCCCAGGGCCCCGGCATCACCCTGCTCGTCAACGACCCGCACAAGACGGTCGAGGCGGACATGCTTCTCGACACGGTCCAGGAATTGCGGGCGGCCGGTGCCGAGGCGATCCAGGTCAACGGTGTCCGGGTCGTGGGGGACACCTACTTCTCCGACGCGGGCGGCGGGATCCAGGTGGACAAGGAGAAGATCAGTGCGCCGTACACCTTCAAGGTCATCGGGAAACCGGCCGACTTGGAGCCCGCGCTGAATATTCCGGGCGGAGTGGTGCAGACTCTGGAGAAGGAGCAGGCCACAGCCACTGTGACGCCTGAACAGAAGATCGTTGTGGACGCCTTGCGACCAGCGAAGCGGCCTGACTACGCTCGGTCTTCCGGGCAGTGA
- a CDS encoding FHA domain-containing protein, which produces MSGGYGRCKDVRFGRCVHREFVLPHGRVCFGQGESPVKLFGKLFGKSAREDSARHRAPRHMEGEDQGGDRPLFRDEVGRSGRDISGDQGASSVDPAGQGRIGFGEASTSSTSRGLPSDPYATNAHAGQSRQEDASMPVCTRCGHHNAEDSRFCSNCGAPLRAGVPERPSETTSTISISGLEAYEAEVTGQTASPSLSPEAQAAVDALPLGSALLVVRRGPNSGSRFLLDGDLTTAGRHPQSDIFLDDVTVSRRHVEFRRGADGGFTVSDVGSLNGTYVNRERIDAVVLSNGDEVQIGKYRLVFYASQRGV; this is translated from the coding sequence CTGTCTGGGGGGTACGGACGTTGTAAGGATGTCCGGTTCGGCAGGTGTGTTCATCGAGAGTTCGTCCTGCCCCACGGGCGGGTCTGTTTCGGTCAAGGGGAATCGCCCGTGAAGTTGTTTGGGAAGTTGTTCGGCAAGAGTGCACGTGAGGACAGCGCACGGCACCGCGCCCCACGCCACATGGAGGGCGAGGACCAGGGTGGCGACCGCCCGCTGTTCCGGGACGAGGTGGGTCGGTCCGGTCGCGACATTTCGGGTGATCAGGGTGCGTCGTCTGTTGACCCTGCGGGTCAGGGCCGCATAGGTTTTGGTGAAGCATCAACCTCAAGTACGAGTCGAGGGTTGCCCTCCGATCCGTACGCAACCAACGCCCACGCAGGGCAGTCGCGGCAGGAGGATGCGTCCATGCCGGTTTGCACGAGGTGCGGCCACCACAATGCCGAGGACAGTCGGTTCTGCTCCAACTGCGGAGCGCCGTTGCGCGCCGGGGTGCCCGAGCGGCCCTCGGAGACCACTTCGACGATCTCCATCTCCGGGCTGGAGGCGTACGAGGCGGAGGTGACAGGTCAGACCGCTTCGCCGTCGCTCTCTCCGGAGGCCCAGGCGGCCGTCGACGCCCTGCCCCTCGGCTCGGCGCTGCTCGTGGTCCGCCGCGGTCCGAACTCGGGCAGTCGCTTCCTGCTGGACGGCGATCTGACCACGGCCGGCCGGCATCCGCAGAGTGACATCTTCCTCGACGACGTCACGGTGTCGAGGCGGCATGTGGAGTTCCGCAGGGGCGCCGACGGCGGATTCACCGTCTCGGACGTCGGCAGCCTGAACGGCACGTACGTCAACCGTGAGCGCATCGACGCCGTCGTGCTCTCCAACGGTGACGAGGTGCAGATCGGGAAGTACCGGCTGGTCTTCTACGCGAGCCAGCGGGGCGTGTGA
- a CDS encoding DUF881 domain-containing protein: MPKQPPVRSAASPPPRPDASMSLLNNVMDHSLDDGYAEATARRRAEGSVGMPRSLRAKLGLAAGLVLAAVVVTVGAAQARVTAPVVAKERQELIDRIDSETSSADAEQKKVDGLRDSVGEQQRKALQKHGGDQGGPVALLSGATAVHGPGVKLVIDDAKDSSQSDGGGPRESPGFSDTGRVRDRDMQQFVNALWQSGAEAIAINGQRLTALSAIRAAGDAILVDNRPLVPPYTVLAVGDGKQLLSEFDDSVGGQYLKVLKDSYGIRTSSSDQADVRLPAAASLIVRTAKPKAAGTDQGAADTGKGTS; this comes from the coding sequence ATGCCGAAGCAGCCCCCCGTTCGGAGCGCAGCCTCCCCGCCGCCGCGCCCCGATGCGTCGATGTCGCTGCTCAACAACGTGATGGACCACAGCCTCGACGACGGCTACGCCGAGGCCACCGCCCGGCGGCGGGCCGAGGGCAGTGTGGGGATGCCGCGTTCACTGCGGGCCAAGCTCGGTCTCGCCGCGGGTCTTGTGCTCGCCGCGGTCGTGGTCACCGTGGGCGCCGCGCAGGCCAGAGTGACTGCGCCGGTGGTCGCGAAGGAGCGCCAGGAGCTCATCGACCGTATCGACTCGGAGACTTCGTCCGCAGATGCGGAGCAGAAGAAGGTCGACGGGCTGCGCGACTCGGTGGGTGAGCAGCAGCGCAAGGCACTCCAGAAGCACGGGGGCGACCAGGGCGGTCCGGTGGCGCTGCTGTCCGGAGCGACAGCGGTGCACGGGCCCGGAGTGAAGCTGGTCATCGACGACGCCAAGGACAGTTCCCAGAGCGACGGCGGGGGGCCGCGCGAGAGCCCCGGGTTCTCCGACACGGGGCGGGTACGGGACCGGGACATGCAGCAGTTCGTCAACGCGCTGTGGCAGTCGGGCGCCGAGGCGATCGCCATCAACGGCCAGCGCCTGACCGCTCTGTCGGCGATCCGCGCCGCGGGTGACGCCATACTGGTCGACAACAGGCCGCTGGTACCGCCGTACACGGTGCTGGCGGTGGGGGACGGGAAGCAGTTGCTCAGCGAATTCGATGACAGCGTCGGCGGACAGTACCTGAAGGTCCTGAAGGACAGCTATGGCATCCGCACCAGCAGTTCCGACCAGGCCGACGTGCGCCTTCCTGCGGCCGCGAGCCTGATCGTACGTACAGCAAAGCCGAAGGCCGCCGGCACCGACCAAGGCGCGGCCGACACAGGGAAGGGCACATCGTGA
- a CDS encoding small basic family protein, producing MIAVLGLVVGVVVGLLVRPEVPAMVEPYLPIAVVAALDAVFGGLRAMLDGIFVDKVFVVSFLSNVVVAALIVFLGDKLGVGAQLSTGVVVVFGIRIFSNAAAIRRHVFRA from the coding sequence GTGATCGCCGTACTGGGCCTCGTCGTGGGAGTCGTGGTCGGACTGTTGGTCCGGCCCGAAGTGCCGGCGATGGTCGAGCCGTACCTCCCCATTGCCGTCGTGGCCGCCCTCGACGCGGTCTTCGGCGGTCTGCGGGCCATGCTCGACGGAATCTTCGTGGACAAGGTCTTCGTCGTGTCCTTCCTGTCCAACGTCGTGGTGGCCGCGCTGATCGTCTTCCTCGGCGACAAGCTGGGCGTCGGCGCGCAGTTGTCCACCGGCGTGGTCGTCGTCTTCGGCATCCGTATCTTCTCGAACGCCGCGGCCATTCGCCGGCATGTGTTCCGGGCGTGA
- the ptsP gene encoding phosphoenolpyruvate--protein phosphotransferase — translation MQTTLRGVGVSHGVAIGEVRHMGTAVLEPPAKQIPAEDAEREQGRARQAVKAVAADLIARGNLAGGEAQHVLEAQAMMAQDPELIADVDRRIAVGSSAERGVYDAFASYRALLAGAGEYLAGRVADLDDVRNRIVARLLGVPMPGVPDSDEPYVLIARDLAPADTALLDPALVLGFVTEEGGPTSHSAILARALGVPAVVALPGAGELAEGTVVAVDGSTGEIFVRPSDEKRAELVSAAAARKAALSASTGPGATSDGHKVPLLANIGGPDDVAAALEAGAEGVGLFRTEFLFLDDSAKAPSEAKQVEAYRSVLEAFPESRVVVRVLDAGADKPLDFLTPADEPNPALGVRGLRSLLDHPDVLRAQLTALARAVEGLPVYLEVMAPMVADRADAKAFADACREAGLHAKFGAMVEIPSAALRARSILREVEFLSLGTNDLAQYTFAADRQVGAVSRLQDPWQPALLDLVSMAAEAAKAEAKSCGVCGEAASDPTLACVLTGLGVTSLSMGAAAIPYVRTTLAQHTLAQCERAAAAARAADSADEARLAAQAVLSGE, via the coding sequence ATGCAGACAACGCTGCGAGGCGTCGGCGTGAGCCACGGTGTGGCCATCGGCGAGGTCAGGCACATGGGTACGGCCGTTCTCGAACCGCCTGCCAAGCAGATCCCGGCGGAGGACGCGGAACGTGAACAGGGCCGTGCCCGGCAGGCCGTGAAAGCTGTGGCCGCCGACCTGATCGCGCGGGGAAATCTGGCCGGCGGCGAGGCGCAGCACGTGCTGGAGGCGCAGGCCATGATGGCCCAGGACCCGGAGCTCATCGCCGATGTCGACCGGCGTATCGCCGTGGGCAGCTCGGCCGAGCGCGGGGTGTACGACGCGTTCGCCTCGTACCGGGCGCTGCTGGCCGGTGCCGGTGAGTATCTCGCGGGCCGGGTCGCGGACCTGGACGATGTGCGGAACCGTATCGTCGCGCGGCTGCTGGGTGTCCCGATGCCGGGTGTGCCCGACAGCGATGAGCCCTATGTACTGATCGCCCGGGATCTCGCTCCCGCGGACACCGCGCTGCTCGACCCCGCGCTGGTGCTCGGTTTCGTGACCGAGGAGGGCGGGCCCACCAGCCACAGCGCCATCCTGGCCCGGGCACTCGGTGTACCGGCCGTCGTGGCCCTGCCCGGTGCGGGTGAGCTGGCCGAGGGCACCGTCGTGGCCGTCGACGGCAGTACGGGAGAGATCTTCGTCCGGCCCAGCGACGAGAAGCGGGCCGAGTTGGTGTCCGCGGCCGCCGCCCGCAAGGCCGCGCTGTCCGCTTCGACCGGTCCCGGGGCGACGTCCGACGGCCACAAGGTGCCGCTGCTGGCCAATATCGGCGGGCCGGACGATGTCGCCGCAGCACTGGAGGCGGGCGCCGAGGGCGTCGGCCTCTTCCGTACCGAGTTCCTGTTCCTGGACGACTCCGCGAAGGCGCCGTCGGAGGCGAAGCAGGTCGAGGCGTACCGCTCGGTGCTGGAGGCGTTTCCGGAGAGCCGGGTTGTGGTGCGGGTGCTGGACGCCGGGGCCGACAAGCCGCTGGACTTCCTGACGCCGGCCGACGAGCCGAACCCCGCCCTCGGTGTGCGGGGGCTTCGGTCGCTCCTCGACCACCCCGATGTGCTGCGGGCCCAGTTGACCGCGCTGGCCAGGGCAGTTGAGGGGCTGCCGGTGTATCTGGAGGTCATGGCGCCGATGGTGGCGGACCGGGCCGATGCCAAGGCGTTCGCCGACGCCTGCCGCGAGGCGGGGCTGCACGCGAAGTTCGGCGCGATGGTGGAGATCCCGTCCGCCGCGCTGCGGGCGCGGTCCATCCTCCGCGAGGTCGAGTTCCTTTCGCTGGGCACCAACGACCTGGCGCAGTACACCTTCGCGGCGGACCGGCAGGTCGGTGCGGTGTCCCGGCTGCAGGATCCGTGGCAGCCCGCGCTGCTCGACCTGGTGTCGATGGCCGCCGAGGCCGCGAAGGCCGAGGCCAAGAGCTGTGGTGTCTGCGGTGAGGCCGCCTCCGATCCGACGCTGGCATGTGTGCTGACCGGTCTCGGTGTGACCAGCCTTTCCATGGGTGCGGCCGCCATTCCGTACGTCCGCACGACGCTGGCGCAGCACACGCTCGCCCAGTGCGAGCGTGCGGCTGCCGCGGCGCGCGCCGCGGACTCGGCGGACGAAGCACGGCTGGCCGCTCAGGCGGTGCTGTCCGGCGAGTAG
- a CDS encoding CDP-alcohol phosphatidyltransferase family protein translates to MEVQETRVQTDRVLTIPNILSMARLVGVPIFLWLILRPEFGGPKSDGWALLVLMLSGVSDYLDGKLARRWNQISNLGRLLDPAADRLFILSTLVGLTWREILPIWLTAALLARELMLLVMVGILRKHGYPPPQVNFLGKAATFNLMYAFPLLLLSDGSGWLSTLASILGWAFAGWGTTLYWWAGILYVVQVRRLVKADVAAD, encoded by the coding sequence GTGGAGGTCCAGGAGACCCGTGTTCAGACCGACCGGGTACTCACCATCCCCAACATCCTCAGCATGGCCCGCCTCGTCGGTGTGCCCATTTTCCTGTGGCTGATTCTCCGTCCTGAGTTCGGCGGGCCCAAGAGTGATGGCTGGGCATTGCTGGTGCTCATGCTCAGCGGTGTGAGCGACTATCTCGACGGCAAGCTGGCCCGCCGCTGGAACCAGATCAGCAACCTGGGACGGCTGCTCGACCCTGCCGCGGACCGTCTCTTCATTCTCTCCACCCTGGTTGGTCTGACCTGGCGGGAGATCCTGCCGATTTGGTTGACCGCGGCACTATTGGCCCGTGAGCTGATGCTTCTGGTCATGGTCGGAATCCTGCGCAAGCACGGCTATCCGCCGCCCCAGGTGAACTTTCTGGGCAAGGCAGCTACCTTCAACTTGATGTACGCGTTCCCGTTGCTCCTGCTCAGCGACGGTAGCGGCTGGCTGAGCACCCTGGCGTCGATTCTCGGATGGGCGTTCGCAGGGTGGGGTACAACGCTCTACTGGTGGGCAGGAATCCTGTATGTGGTACAAGTCCGCCGGCTTGTGAAGGCGGATGTAGCAGCCGATTGA